One genomic segment of Pseudoalteromonas sp. GCY includes these proteins:
- a CDS encoding CatA-like O-acetyltransferase, with protein MKKKISLDTWPRQEHFSFFNDFAQPYFTVTVSLQMERVYEMSKRNAVPFSLSCLYALQLALQSYTPIRYRIEAGEVVEYDAVEISSVFLRGDETFRFVRLAPESDFNRFISANIHSKTEQLNGPLVSEQFLMESQVPNCVHVSILPWLSFSSFGHARHSRDDFGIPKFVFGKYNKADGTMPFCIEVHHALMDGLHVAEFVQILQEKIDQAIWDR; from the coding sequence ATGAAAAAGAAAATATCTCTTGATACTTGGCCTCGCCAAGAACACTTTTCGTTCTTCAATGATTTTGCCCAACCTTACTTCACCGTTACTGTCAGCTTACAAATGGAAAGAGTTTACGAAATGAGTAAACGTAATGCCGTTCCGTTTTCTCTTAGTTGCCTATACGCACTACAACTGGCATTACAAAGCTATACCCCCATTCGTTACCGTATAGAGGCAGGAGAGGTGGTTGAATATGATGCTGTAGAAATTAGCAGTGTTTTTCTGCGAGGGGATGAAACCTTCAGATTTGTAAGGCTTGCACCTGAAAGTGATTTCAACCGCTTTATTAGCGCCAATATTCATAGCAAAACTGAGCAACTAAATGGGCCGCTTGTCAGTGAGCAATTTTTAATGGAAAGTCAGGTGCCAAATTGCGTTCATGTATCTATACTTCCATGGTTATCTTTTTCCAGTTTTGGTCATGCGAGACACAGTAGAGATGACTTTGGCATCCCAAAATTTGTGTTCGGAAAATACAATAAAGCAGATGGTACGATGCCATTTTGTATTGAAGTCCATCATGCCTTAATGGATGGTCTACACGTCGCTGAATTCGTTCAAATTCTGCAGGAAAAAATAGATCAAGCGATTTGGGATAGATAA
- a CDS encoding HvfA family oxazolone/thioamide-modified RiPP metallophore, translating into MNTVKKNSIALTLSAVVAGTAGLTATDANANPFSFETMTAGYQLDAGEGKCGEGKCGGDAKGKKEGKCGEGKCGGDAKGKKEGKCGEGKCGGDAKGKKEGKCGEGKCGGDAKGKKEGKCGEGKCGGDAKGKKEGKYGEGKCGGHAKGKKEGKCGEGKCGGHAKGKKEGKCGEGKCGGDAKGKKEGKCGEGKCGGNH; encoded by the coding sequence ATGAATACCGTTAAAAAGAACTCTATTGCCCTTACTTTAAGCGCTGTTGTTGCGGGTACCGCGGGGTTAACCGCGACAGACGCAAATGCGAATCCATTTAGTTTTGAAACAATGACCGCTGGTTATCAACTAGACGCTGGAGAAGGAAAATGCGGCGAAGGTAAATGTGGTGGCGACGCCAAAGGCAAAAAGGAAGGCAAATGCGGCGAAGGTAAATGTGGTGGCGACGCCAAAGGCAAAAAAGAAGGTAAGTGCGGCGAAGGCAAATGTGGTGGCGACGCCAAAGGCAAAAAAGAAGGTAAGTGCGGCGAAGGTAAATGTGGTGGCGATGCCAAAGGCAAAAAAGAAGGCAAATGCGGCGAAGGTAAATGTGGTGGTGACGCCAAAGGCAAAAAAGAAGGTAAGTACGGCGAAGGCAAATGTGGTGGCCATGCCAAAGGTAAAAAAGAGGGTAAGTGCGGCGAAGGCAAATGTGGTGGCCATGCAAAAGGTAAAAAAGAAGGTAAGTGCGGCGAAGGCAAGTGCGGTGGTGATGCAAAAGGTAAAAAAGAAGGTAAGTGTGGCGAAGGCAAATGTGGTGGTAACCACTAA
- a CDS encoding energy transducer TonB translates to MIRLLFSLLAGGAVTLGLFFFMSYLISGGADRADVQKEQIVVEIMSNPPESKVQQRKRVPPPPPPPPKQPPKPQPPQPDTADPSAGNIGFNMPSIDLGGTAGGLSGPGEFGRDGDATPIVRIEPKYPPQAARDGKEGWVRLSFTINELGGVEDVEIIDAEPKRIFDREAKRALRKWKYRPKVVDGKPQKQPGITVQLDFTLNQGN, encoded by the coding sequence ATGATTCGACTTCTGTTTTCACTTCTAGCAGGTGGGGCAGTAACTCTCGGCTTGTTCTTTTTCATGTCATATCTTATCTCCGGAGGAGCAGATAGGGCAGATGTACAAAAGGAACAAATCGTAGTCGAGATTATGTCGAATCCGCCTGAATCAAAGGTGCAGCAGCGGAAGCGTGTCCCGCCTCCGCCGCCGCCACCACCTAAGCAGCCGCCAAAACCGCAGCCGCCTCAGCCAGATACGGCTGATCCTTCTGCGGGTAACATCGGCTTTAACATGCCTAGCATTGACCTAGGTGGTACTGCAGGTGGTTTATCTGGACCTGGCGAGTTTGGCCGTGATGGTGATGCGACACCTATCGTTCGAATTGAGCCAAAATATCCACCTCAAGCCGCTCGTGATGGCAAAGAAGGTTGGGTACGTTTATCTTTCACAATCAATGAGCTAGGTGGAGTCGAAGATGTTGAAATTATCGATGCCGAACCAAAGCGTATCTTTGACCGTGAAGCGAAGCGTGCACTTCGTAAGTGGAAATATCGTCCTAAAGTTGTTGATGGTAAACCACAGAAGCAACCTGGCATTACAGTCCAGCTTGATTTCACACTAAACCAAGGTAATTAA
- a CDS encoding Leu/Phe/Val dehydrogenase — protein sequence MAVFNQVEFDNHEQVVFCSDEASGLKAIIAVHNTKLGPAVGGCRLWNYASDEDAVYDVLRLSKGMTYKNAVARLPFGGGKSVIIGDAKTIKSEALFRAFGKHLDRLGGSYYSAEDVNITTGDVMVMHKETNYVMGLEGKSGNPSPFTALGTFLGIKAAYQHKYGHQDLAGIKVAVQGLGAVAYTLCKHLHEAGAELFVTDINEESVQRVVNDFNATAVGIDEIYDLDVDVYAPCALGATVNDDTIPRIKATIIAGCANNQLAESRHGEIIREKGILYAPDYVINAGGIINVYYETKPEGYDEAAATKHVEGIYDTLTEIFKRSEDEKVSTHIIADKLAQEIIENGL from the coding sequence GTGGCTGTATTTAACCAAGTTGAATTTGATAACCATGAGCAAGTCGTATTCTGTTCAGACGAAGCATCAGGTCTAAAAGCGATTATCGCGGTACATAACACTAAACTAGGTCCTGCGGTAGGTGGTTGTCGCCTATGGAATTATGCCTCTGATGAAGATGCGGTATATGATGTACTGCGCTTGTCTAAAGGGATGACATATAAGAATGCGGTTGCACGTTTACCATTTGGTGGTGGCAAATCTGTCATTATTGGCGATGCTAAGACTATCAAGTCAGAAGCGCTATTCAGAGCGTTTGGTAAGCACCTAGACCGTCTAGGTGGCAGTTACTACTCAGCTGAAGATGTAAACATCACAACCGGTGATGTAATGGTAATGCATAAAGAAACAAACTACGTAATGGGTCTTGAAGGTAAAAGCGGTAACCCTTCTCCATTTACTGCGTTAGGCACATTCCTTGGAATTAAAGCAGCTTACCAACACAAGTATGGTCATCAGGACTTGGCTGGTATCAAAGTTGCCGTGCAGGGGCTGGGTGCAGTTGCCTACACGTTATGTAAGCACCTCCATGAAGCGGGTGCAGAGCTATTTGTTACTGATATCAACGAAGAGTCAGTACAAAGAGTGGTCAATGATTTCAATGCTACTGCTGTTGGTATTGACGAAATCTATGATTTAGATGTTGATGTGTATGCGCCGTGTGCACTAGGTGCGACGGTAAATGACGACACTATTCCACGAATCAAAGCTACGATTATTGCAGGGTGTGCAAACAACCAGCTTGCAGAGTCGCGTCATGGTGAGATCATTCGTGAAAAAGGCATTTTATATGCACCAGACTATGTGATTAATGCTGGTGGAATCATCAATGTTTACTATGAAACAAAACCTGAAGGTTATGATGAGGCAGCAGCGACTAAACACGTTGAAGGTATCTATGACACGCTAACCGAAATCTTTAAGCGTTCTGAAGATGAGAAAGTTTCAACACATATCATTGCTGATAAATTAGCTCAAGAGATTATTGAAAACGGTCTATAA
- a CDS encoding HvfC family RiPP maturation protein: MSFVETQQLFMAHIRDPDNQPAPDGVEARRLKIYQELFFNNVEGFVSSAFPVLKSLYKNADWLALIRLFFVKHNCHSPYFLEISKEFLQFLQTEHEPSEADPEFLLELAHYEWLELDVATTIEAENELSIGVQALADVEISLASTARVAHYQYPVHQISETFRPTKTAGQTFSFALYRDEEDDVQFVALNPMTALMLSVIEANDGMQLTDIVDVIAQQVPQFTVEQLQQGAQHTLAEFADLGIIKTKNL, from the coding sequence ATGTCTTTTGTAGAAACTCAGCAGCTGTTTATGGCGCATATCAGAGATCCAGACAACCAACCAGCGCCTGACGGAGTAGAAGCTCGGCGCTTAAAAATCTATCAAGAGCTGTTTTTTAATAATGTCGAAGGTTTCGTTAGCAGTGCGTTTCCTGTACTTAAAAGCTTATATAAAAATGCAGATTGGTTGGCGTTAATTAGGCTATTTTTTGTTAAGCACAATTGTCATTCGCCATACTTTTTAGAGATTAGCAAAGAATTCTTACAGTTTTTACAAACAGAACACGAACCCTCTGAAGCTGATCCTGAGTTTTTGTTAGAGCTTGCTCATTATGAATGGCTAGAGCTAGATGTGGCAACGACAATTGAAGCAGAGAATGAGCTTTCGATTGGAGTACAAGCACTTGCAGATGTTGAGATTAGCTTGGCGAGTACAGCCAGAGTTGCACATTATCAATATCCGGTTCATCAGATCAGTGAAACCTTTAGGCCAACTAAAACAGCAGGGCAAACGTTTAGCTTTGCATTGTATAGAGACGAAGAGGACGATGTTCAGTTTGTCGCACTAAATCCGATGACGGCCTTAATGTTGTCGGTGATTGAAGCCAATGATGGTATGCAACTCACTGACATTGTGGATGTTATCGCGCAGCAAGTGCCTCAGTTTACTGTTGAGCAGCTGCAGCAAGGAGCGCAGCATACGCTAGCTGAATTCGCGGATCTTGGCATTATCAAAACAAAAAACCTTTAA
- a CDS encoding TraR/DksA family transcriptional regulator: MNENTHNYEQSLQAELATLRSDFLGELKASPNEFTHNLANTLELNPPNKWLDIVMEKINPEQFPLYDRLMKVEAALCQMEIGQFGYCCDCEQTIELELLEQDPATQRCRSCKTKALKNGDMQQK; encoded by the coding sequence ATGAATGAAAACACACATAACTACGAGCAAAGCTTACAAGCTGAACTCGCTACACTTAGAAGCGACTTTTTAGGAGAGCTAAAAGCTTCACCCAATGAGTTTACTCATAACCTTGCCAATACCTTAGAGCTCAACCCACCCAATAAATGGCTTGATATTGTAATGGAAAAAATAAATCCCGAGCAGTTTCCGCTCTATGATAGGTTGATGAAAGTCGAAGCGGCATTATGCCAAATGGAGATCGGTCAGTTTGGTTATTGCTGTGATTGCGAGCAGACAATAGAACTTGAGTTGCTAGAACAAGATCCAGCAACCCAACGCTGTCGCAGTTGTAAGACTAAGGCTTTAAAAAATGGGGATATGCAGCAAAAATAG
- the apt gene encoding adenine phosphoribosyltransferase, translated as MTTENMSLIKNSIATVPNYPKPGIMFRDVTSLLANPAAFKATIDAFVAAYKDGGFTKIIGTESRGFIFGAPLAYELGIPFIPVRKPGKLPREVISQSYQLEYGEDTLELHSDAIEAGDKVLLVDDLLATGGTIEATAKLVKRLGGEATDAAFVISLPELGGEKKINDLGIRILSLVEFEGE; from the coding sequence ATGACGACAGAGAATATGTCATTGATCAAAAATAGTATCGCGACGGTTCCTAATTACCCAAAACCTGGGATCATGTTCCGTGACGTGACTTCACTTCTAGCAAATCCTGCTGCGTTTAAGGCAACAATTGATGCGTTCGTTGCGGCTTATAAAGATGGCGGCTTCACTAAAATCATCGGTACTGAATCGCGTGGTTTTATCTTCGGTGCACCATTGGCGTATGAGTTAGGTATTCCTTTTATTCCAGTAAGAAAGCCGGGTAAATTACCGCGTGAGGTGATCAGCCAGTCTTATCAGCTTGAATATGGTGAAGATACGCTTGAATTACACTCAGATGCGATTGAAGCAGGTGATAAAGTGCTACTTGTTGATGATTTACTTGCAACAGGTGGTACTATTGAAGCAACAGCAAAACTGGTTAAACGCTTAGGCGGCGAAGCCACTGATGCTGCGTTTGTTATTTCATTGCCTGAGCTTGGTGGTGAAAAGAAAATCAACGATCTTGGGATCAGAATCCTTTCACTTGTAGAGTTCGAAGGCGAATAA
- a CDS encoding tRNA-dihydrouridine synthase: protein MKLVLAPMEGVVDFKMRELLTDLGGFDLCVTEFIRVVDLTFPRRVFTRYCPELLNGGYTRAGTPVRVQLLGQVPHALAANARKAVKLGSHGVDLNFGCPAKTVNKSRGGAVLLKEPEQIYQIIKAVRDAVPEEHQVSAKIRLGFDDDANSTEIVDAVQQGGASSLAIHARTKRDGYKPPAYWEKIPPLLSRLTIPVVANGEIWQVEDALLCQTRSQCQDLMLGRGALATPDLAAKIKAHVNGTHYTSLTWENVVYHILHSSMHQDENMSEKYFSARTKQWLSYLKRQYSGAHVLFDEIKTLKSKDDVMKVLQKYAMSPDLDSNHNSEV from the coding sequence ATGAAGCTTGTTCTGGCGCCGATGGAAGGTGTAGTTGATTTTAAAATGCGCGAATTGCTCACAGATCTCGGCGGCTTTGATCTTTGTGTGACTGAGTTTATTCGCGTCGTTGATCTCACCTTTCCACGCAGAGTATTCACTAGATACTGTCCTGAACTATTAAATGGTGGTTATACCAGAGCCGGAACACCGGTACGAGTCCAGCTTCTAGGTCAGGTTCCCCATGCGCTTGCAGCGAATGCACGAAAGGCCGTAAAGCTTGGCTCTCATGGTGTCGATTTGAACTTTGGTTGTCCTGCGAAAACCGTGAATAAAAGCCGTGGCGGCGCGGTTTTACTGAAAGAGCCTGAGCAAATCTATCAAATCATTAAAGCAGTTAGAGATGCGGTACCAGAAGAACATCAAGTAAGCGCCAAAATACGCCTTGGCTTTGATGATGATGCCAATAGCACTGAAATTGTCGATGCGGTCCAACAAGGTGGTGCGTCGAGTTTGGCTATACATGCTCGCACCAAGCGAGATGGCTACAAACCGCCAGCCTACTGGGAAAAGATCCCCCCTTTATTATCAAGGTTAACCATTCCTGTCGTTGCTAACGGTGAAATTTGGCAAGTTGAAGATGCACTACTCTGCCAAACACGTAGCCAATGCCAAGATTTGATGCTTGGTCGCGGTGCACTAGCCACCCCAGATCTGGCAGCAAAAATCAAAGCGCATGTTAACGGAACTCATTATACTTCGCTCACATGGGAAAACGTGGTCTACCATATCCTCCACTCTTCCATGCATCAAGATGAGAATATGAGTGAAAAGTACTTTTCGGCTAGAACAAAACAGTGGTTAAGTTATTTGAAACGTCAGTATAGCGGCGCACATGTTCTTTTTGATGAAATCAAAACACTCAAAAGCAAAGATGACGTCATGAAGGTGTTGCAGAAATACGCAATGTCTCCAGACCTTGATTCAAATCATAACAGTGAAGTTTGA
- a CDS encoding DUF3450 domain-containing protein, which translates to MSVKIRKSLVATALLGATAFASSNVIADPLNDIQKVGQQTQTAAKKSQEKIDNLYGQSQEMIAEYRGLVEEAELLKVYNDHVARLVADQNAGIESLERQIGTIDKTKQDVVPLMYRMIDTLEQFIKADVPFNQETRLERVERLRSIMTNSSVTTSEKFRQVLEAYTIETDYSATMVASQGSLEQNGKNINVDFARLGRIAYVAQSFDQKHAWVWNNNTKQWDQLGEEYLKPVKSMIRIARKQAAPELVNLPIFGAE; encoded by the coding sequence ATGTCTGTTAAAATCAGAAAGAGCCTTGTAGCTACGGCGCTTTTAGGCGCGACAGCTTTTGCAAGCAGCAATGTGATTGCAGATCCTTTGAATGACATACAAAAAGTAGGTCAACAAACTCAAACGGCTGCTAAAAAGTCTCAAGAAAAGATTGATAACCTTTACGGTCAGTCTCAAGAAATGATCGCGGAATACCGTGGTCTGGTTGAAGAAGCAGAACTGCTTAAAGTGTATAACGATCACGTTGCACGTCTTGTAGCAGATCAAAATGCAGGTATTGAGTCTCTTGAGCGTCAAATTGGTACTATTGACAAGACAAAACAGGACGTTGTGCCTTTGATGTATCGCATGATCGATACGCTTGAGCAATTCATCAAAGCGGACGTTCCGTTTAATCAAGAAACACGTCTAGAGCGTGTTGAGAGACTTCGCAGCATCATGACTAACTCGTCTGTAACAACATCTGAGAAGTTCCGTCAAGTGCTTGAAGCTTACACCATTGAAACTGACTACAGTGCAACAATGGTTGCGAGCCAAGGTTCTCTCGAACAAAACGGCAAAAACATCAATGTTGACTTCGCACGTCTAGGTCGTATCGCATACGTAGCTCAGTCTTTCGACCAAAAACATGCTTGGGTTTGGAACAACAACACTAAGCAGTGGGATCAACTTGGCGAAGAATATCTTAAGCCAGTTAAGAGCATGATCCGTATTGCACGTAAGCAAGCGGCTCCTGAACTTGTAAACCTACCTATCTTTGGCGCGGAGTAA
- a CDS encoding MotA/TolQ/ExbB proton channel family protein, whose amino-acid sequence MLVLMEIWESIRDFVATGGDVLYVVAIALFLMWVLMIERYWFLLGEFPKMQKEIVAKWDARQDTTSWYAHRIRDAWISEASEKLDERMLIIKTLVAMCPLIGLLGTVTGMITVFETMATQGTGNARLMASGISMATVPTMAGMVAALSGVFFSTRLEARAKMAKEKLVDSLPHH is encoded by the coding sequence ATGTTAGTCCTGATGGAGATATGGGAATCTATCAGGGATTTTGTTGCTACAGGCGGCGATGTATTATACGTGGTCGCGATAGCACTCTTTCTAATGTGGGTTTTAATGATTGAGCGCTATTGGTTCCTACTCGGCGAATTTCCTAAAATGCAAAAGGAAATCGTCGCTAAGTGGGACGCCCGCCAAGATACTACGTCTTGGTACGCACACAGAATCCGCGATGCTTGGATTTCTGAAGCGTCTGAAAAATTAGATGAGCGCATGTTGATTATCAAAACATTGGTTGCAATGTGTCCATTAATCGGTCTTTTAGGTACAGTGACAGGTATGATCACAGTATTCGAAACGATGGCTACTCAAGGTACGGGTAACGCACGATTAATGGCTTCAGGCATTTCAATGGCTACGGTACCAACAATGGCTGGAATGGTTGCGGCACTATCAGGTGTTTTCTTTAGTACGCGTTTAGAAGCACGTGCAAAAATGGCTAAAGAAAAGCTAGTTGATAGCTTGCCTCATCACTAG
- a CDS encoding HvfB family MNIO-type RiPP peptide maturase, whose product MTVQLGNLGLGLRREMVDDVLDTSPKQVDFYEVAPENWLKFGGKLAKQFQSLTQQHTFICHGLSLSLGSPAPLDREFLSQLKTFFKQHNIATYSEHLSYCSGEGHMYDLMPIPFTEEAIHHTAMRIRAVQEHLERRIAVENVSYYAAPGQEMSELEFTLGVLAEADCDLLLDVNNIYVNSINHGYDAEQFLAAMPTERIAYGHIAGHYVEAEDLLVDTHGAEVSSPVWDLLDKAYELHGVFPTLLERDFNIPPMAELLAEAGQISAVQAKYAKRLEQV is encoded by the coding sequence ATGACAGTGCAGTTAGGCAACTTAGGACTCGGTTTGCGCCGTGAAATGGTCGATGACGTGCTCGATACGTCGCCAAAGCAAGTAGACTTTTATGAGGTTGCACCAGAAAACTGGCTAAAATTTGGCGGTAAGCTTGCAAAGCAATTTCAATCATTGACGCAACAACATACCTTTATCTGTCATGGCTTATCGTTATCGCTAGGTTCTCCTGCACCGCTTGATCGCGAATTTTTATCACAACTCAAAACATTTTTTAAACAACATAATATCGCTACCTATAGTGAACATCTGAGTTATTGTTCGGGAGAGGGTCATATGTACGATCTGATGCCAATCCCTTTTACTGAAGAAGCAATCCACCATACCGCTATGCGGATCCGAGCAGTCCAAGAGCATCTAGAACGCCGGATTGCAGTAGAAAATGTGTCTTACTATGCCGCTCCTGGACAAGAAATGTCGGAGTTGGAATTTACCCTTGGGGTTTTAGCCGAGGCCGATTGCGATTTGCTACTCGATGTTAACAACATCTATGTCAACTCTATTAACCATGGCTACGATGCTGAACAATTCTTAGCGGCTATGCCAACCGAGCGTATTGCATATGGCCATATCGCAGGCCATTATGTGGAAGCCGAAGACTTACTCGTTGATACACATGGCGCTGAGGTATCTTCACCAGTATGGGACTTGTTAGATAAAGCCTATGAGCTGCATGGTGTATTTCCGACTTTGCTAGAGCGTGATTTTAATATTCCTCCCATGGCAGAATTACTGGCAGAAGCGGGACAAATTTCAGCAGTACAGGCCAAATACGCCAAGCGCTTGGAGCAGGTATAG
- a CDS encoding MotA/TolQ/ExbB proton channel family protein: protein MKKLFKGFAVAAALTVSAGAALNAHANTEALDKILEQVKQNRISEGKINKQREQEFLNDRADKQALLNKAKRELAAEKARGERLNEQFKQNEVTLAEKEVELENAKGTLGEMFGVVRRSAADAIGSIEASLVSAEKPGRAEVLRSLAEAKELPTTRELEDLWIAFQTEMTESAKVTKFEAEVAELNGDINVKEVTRVGNFNLVTKDGYVIYDAENKQIVPLGKQPSGELGGVERLIAAPANQYVKFAVDPTRGSLLRLNTQRATMEERWHQGDTVGYIITALLILGALIAIVRMLDLFIVSGKIKAQIKNANNPNTNNPLGRILKVYHDNKDQDVENLELKLDEAILRETPRIEMGVNIIKILAAIAPLLGLLGTVVGMIMTFESITLHGTGDPKIMAGNISLALVTTALGLIAALPLILLHAVVHGRSKAVLHILDEQSAGIVATHAEKEKA, encoded by the coding sequence ATGAAGAAACTATTTAAAGGTTTTGCAGTTGCTGCAGCGTTAACAGTTTCTGCTGGTGCCGCGCTAAACGCACACGCAAACACTGAAGCCTTAGACAAAATTCTAGAGCAGGTTAAACAAAACCGTATCTCTGAAGGCAAAATCAACAAACAACGTGAGCAAGAGTTTTTAAACGATCGTGCTGACAAACAAGCATTATTGAACAAAGCGAAGCGTGAATTAGCTGCTGAGAAAGCACGTGGTGAGCGTTTAAATGAACAATTCAAACAGAACGAAGTGACGCTTGCTGAAAAAGAAGTTGAGCTTGAAAATGCCAAAGGTACACTTGGTGAAATGTTCGGTGTTGTACGTCGTTCAGCTGCTGACGCTATCGGTTCAATTGAAGCTTCACTAGTAAGTGCTGAAAAACCAGGACGTGCAGAGGTTCTTCGTTCACTAGCCGAAGCGAAAGAGCTGCCAACTACTCGTGAACTTGAAGATCTTTGGATTGCTTTCCAAACTGAAATGACTGAGTCTGCGAAAGTAACTAAGTTTGAAGCTGAAGTTGCTGAGCTAAATGGTGACATTAACGTTAAAGAAGTAACGCGTGTTGGTAACTTCAACCTAGTTACTAAAGACGGCTACGTTATTTACGATGCTGAGAACAAGCAAATTGTTCCTCTTGGTAAGCAACCAAGTGGCGAATTAGGTGGTGTTGAGCGTCTAATCGCAGCACCTGCTAATCAGTACGTTAAGTTTGCAGTTGACCCAACTCGTGGTTCATTACTACGACTTAATACTCAACGTGCAACGATGGAAGAGCGCTGGCACCAAGGTGATACGGTTGGTTACATCATTACAGCACTACTTATTTTAGGTGCATTGATTGCAATCGTTCGTATGCTAGACCTATTCATTGTTAGCGGTAAAATCAAAGCGCAAATCAAAAACGCGAATAACCCTAACACAAACAACCCACTTGGTCGTATCTTGAAAGTTTATCATGATAACAAAGATCAAGACGTTGAAAACCTAGAGCTTAAGCTTGATGAAGCTATCCTACGTGAAACTCCGCGTATCGAGATGGGCGTAAACATCATCAAGATCCTAGCGGCTATCGCGCCACTACTAGGTCTACTAGGTACGGTTGTTGGTATGATCATGACATTCGAATCAATCACACTACATGGTACTGGTGATCCGAAAATCATGGCAGGGAACATCTCTCTAGCGCTAGTAACTACAGCACTAGGTCTTATTGCGGCTCTACCTCTAATTCTACTTCACGCTGTTGTACACGGTCGTAGTAAAGCGGTTCTACATATCCTAGATGAGCAAAGCGCAGGTATTGTTGCTACTCACGCGGAGAAGGAGAAAGCCTAA
- a CDS encoding ExbD/TolR family protein: MARKQRFREEEDAAVDMTPMLDIVFIMLIFFIVTTSFVKEAGIEVNKPKAAQAQKTKNANIFIAIRENGEIWMDKRQVDVERVSANLESLMAEQPTDVIIIQADKGAKHGVVVQVMDQIKATGDNLKISIAGDQ, translated from the coding sequence ATGGCACGTAAACAACGTTTTCGTGAAGAGGAAGATGCAGCAGTAGATATGACGCCGATGCTAGACATCGTATTCATCATGCTTATCTTCTTCATTGTAACCACTTCTTTTGTTAAAGAAGCTGGTATTGAAGTTAACAAGCCAAAAGCGGCACAAGCACAAAAGACTAAGAATGCGAACATCTTTATCGCAATCCGTGAAAACGGTGAGATTTGGATGGACAAGCGTCAAGTTGATGTTGAACGTGTAAGTGCAAACCTTGAAAGTCTGATGGCTGAACAACCTACTGACGTGATTATTATTCAAGCCGATAAAGGCGCGAAACACGGCGTAGTTGTTCAGGTTATGGACCAAATTAAAGCGACTGGCGACAATCTGAAGATTTCAATAGCTGGAGATCAGTAA